In one window of Thermotoga sp. Mc24 DNA:
- a CDS encoding SufB/SufD family protein, translated as MIVKDYRREFEALAKAYEKAGGDVSKFLDRRIASIIISGDKVIGLNGVEGVELTPYRIENGVQVDMRIKEGVVVEYPVHVCTGYLEKKGLQRVVFNIRLEKNAKAIFVAHCVFPWTEDFTHDALMNVELEEGAWMEYHDEHTHSETGSINLITRSIARVGERAVYRNTFTLVKTRIGTLRVFMDASLEKDAVGELYTKVKAVEDDDVEVKEILRLNGMGARGLAKTNAVAIDRAKVSVVNEVYGNAPHTRGHVECLEIAKGDGVDVRALPVLVVKNDSSELTHEASIGRVNAKQLETLMAKGLTEEEATEMIIKGILT; from the coding sequence ATGATCGTAAAAGACTACAGAAGAGAATTCGAAGCACTGGCAAAGGCCTACGAAAAGGCAGGGGGAGACGTTTCGAAGTTCCTCGACAGGAGGATAGCCTCCATCATAATAAGCGGTGACAAGGTCATAGGACTCAACGGTGTGGAGGGAGTAGAACTCACTCCCTACAGGATAGAGAACGGTGTTCAGGTGGACATGAGGATAAAAGAAGGTGTGGTGGTGGAGTATCCCGTCCACGTGTGTACGGGGTACTTAGAAAAGAAAGGACTGCAACGTGTTGTGTTCAATATAAGGCTCGAGAAAAACGCGAAAGCGATCTTTGTGGCACACTGTGTTTTTCCGTGGACCGAAGATTTCACACACGACGCCTTGATGAACGTGGAACTGGAAGAAGGAGCGTGGATGGAGTACCACGACGAGCACACGCACAGTGAAACGGGTTCTATAAATCTGATCACCAGATCGATAGCAAGAGTTGGAGAAAGAGCGGTTTACCGAAACACCTTCACTCTCGTGAAAACAAGAATAGGAACGCTGAGGGTCTTCATGGATGCTTCACTTGAGAAAGATGCCGTTGGAGAACTCTACACGAAAGTAAAGGCCGTTGAAGACGACGATGTGGAAGTGAAGGAGATCCTGAGACTGAACGGAATGGGAGCGAGGGGACTCGCCAAAACGAACGCAGTTGCAATCGACAGAGCGAAAGTTTCTGTGGTGAACGAGGTTTACGGGAACGCGCCGCACACGAGAGGCCACGTGGAATGTCTTGAGATCGCAAAGGGAGATGGAGTGGACGTGAGAGCTCTTCCTGTGCTGGTTGTGAAGAACGATTCTTCTGAGCTAACCCACGAGGCTTCCATAGGAAGGGTGAACGCGAAACAGCTTGAAACACTCATGGCCAAAGGCCTTACAGAAGAGGAAGCGACCGAAATGATCATAAAGGGTATTTTGACATGA
- a CDS encoding CDP-alcohol phosphatidyltransferase family protein, producing the protein MLRKSTDGWISSLINRRFSSRITNLILEKNWQITPNQMSFISFLVGVLAFPFYLLKLPWIAGILVQVSSVLDGVDGELARARNMSSNWGAFFDTMLDRFVDILAVLGLSLYGCLKDGPSLSLLLWSVLAVSGSLMVSYLHSVGKVFGTHPALVGKLSGFASRDVRLFVVFVFSLFGMHLPALVVISILSYVYTTGKFVELLVLNR; encoded by the coding sequence ATGCTGAGAAAATCCACCGATGGGTGGATTTCTTCTCTGATAAACAGGAGATTTTCCTCAAGGATCACAAATCTCATTCTCGAAAAAAACTGGCAGATAACACCCAACCAGATGTCTTTCATCAGCTTTCTTGTTGGTGTTCTCGCGTTTCCGTTTTATCTTCTCAAGCTTCCGTGGATCGCAGGAATTCTTGTTCAGGTCTCTTCTGTTCTGGACGGAGTGGATGGAGAGCTCGCACGCGCAAGAAACATGTCTTCAAACTGGGGGGCTTTTTTCGATACGATGTTGGACAGGTTCGTGGATATACTGGCCGTTCTTGGGCTGTCTCTTTACGGTTGCTTGAAAGATGGTCCCTCTCTTTCCTTACTCCTCTGGTCAGTTCTTGCCGTCAGCGGTTCTCTCATGGTGAGTTACCTTCACAGTGTTGGGAAGGTGTTTGGTACCCACCCGGCTCTCGTCGGAAAGCTATCCGGTTTTGCCTCCAGGGATGTTAGGTTGTTCGTTGTATTCGTTTTTTCTCTCTTTGGAATGCATCTTCCTGCTCTTGTAGTTATCTCGATCCTGTCGTATGTTTACACTACTGGGAAATTCGTGGAACTTCTGGTGCTCAACAGGTGA
- the suhB gene encoding bifunctional fructose-1,6-bisphosphatase/inositol-1-monophosphatase, translating into MDRLDFSIKLLRKVGHLLMIHWGRVDNVEKKTGFKDIVTEIDREAQRMIVDEIRKFFPDENIMAEEGIFEKGDRLWIIDPIDGTINFVHGLPNFSISLAYVENGEVKLGVVHAPALNETLYAEEGSGAFFNGERIRVSENASLEECVGSTGSYVDFTGKFIERMEKRTRRIRILGSAALNAAYVGAGRVDFFVTWRINPWDIAAGLIIVKEAGGMVTDFSGKEANAFSKNFIFSNGLIHDEVVKVVNEVVEEIGGK; encoded by the coding sequence TTGGACAGACTGGACTTTTCTATAAAGCTTTTGAGAAAGGTGGGACACCTCCTCATGATACACTGGGGAAGGGTGGACAACGTCGAGAAAAAAACCGGTTTCAAGGACATAGTCACAGAGATAGACAGAGAAGCCCAGAGAATGATAGTCGATGAGATAAGAAAATTCTTCCCTGACGAAAACATCATGGCCGAAGAAGGAATATTCGAAAAAGGAGACAGGCTCTGGATAATAGACCCGATAGATGGAACGATAAACTTCGTTCACGGCCTTCCGAACTTTTCCATCTCTTTGGCCTACGTTGAAAACGGAGAAGTCAAGCTAGGGGTCGTCCACGCCCCTGCTCTCAACGAAACACTCTACGCTGAGGAAGGAAGCGGTGCCTTCTTCAACGGTGAGAGAATCAGAGTGTCTGAGAACGCCAGCCTCGAAGAGTGTGTTGGTTCCACTGGTAGCTACGTGGATTTCACCGGGAAATTCATCGAGAGGATGGAAAAGAGGACCAGAAGGATTCGGATTCTTGGAAGTGCCGCGCTGAACGCCGCTTACGTTGGTGCAGGAAGGGTTGACTTTTTCGTCACCTGGAGGATAAATCCCTGGGATATAGCAGCCGGTCTGATAATCGTGAAGGAAGCGGGAGGAATGGTCACGGATTTCTCCGGAAAGGAAGCAAACGCTTTCTCGAAGAATTTCATCTTCTCGAACGGGTTGATCCACGATGAAGTGGTGAAAGTTGTTAACGAGGTGGTAGAAGAAATAGGAGGAAAGTGA
- the bfrA gene encoding beta-fructosidase, with the protein MFKPNYHFFPITGWMNDPNGLIFWKGKYHMFYQYNPRKPEWGNICWGHAVSDDLVHWRHLPVALYPDDETHGVFSGSAVEKDGKMFLVYTYYRDPTHNKGEKETQCVAMSENGLDFVKYDGNPVISKPPEEGTHAFRDPKVNRSNGEWRMVLGSGKDEKIGRVLLYTSDDLFHWKYEGVIFEDETTKEIECPDLVRIGEKDILIYSITSTNSVLFSMGELKEGKLNVEKRGLLDHGTDFYAAQTFFGTDRVVVIGWLQSWLRTGLYPTKREGWNGVMSLPRELYVENNELKVKPVDELLALRKRKVFETAKSGTFLLDVKENSYEIVCEFSGEIELRMGNESEEVVITKSRDELIVDTTRSGVSGGEVRKSTVEDEATNRIRAFLDSCSVEFFFNDSIAFSFRIHPENVYNILSVKSNQVKLEVFELENIWL; encoded by the coding sequence ATGTTCAAGCCGAATTATCACTTTTTCCCGATAACAGGCTGGATGAACGATCCGAACGGTTTGATCTTCTGGAAGGGAAAATATCATATGTTCTATCAGTATAATCCCAGAAAACCTGAGTGGGGAAACATCTGCTGGGGCCACGCGGTGAGCGACGATCTCGTTCACTGGAGACACCTTCCCGTTGCTCTATATCCCGACGATGAAACACACGGAGTGTTCTCTGGAAGCGCTGTCGAGAAAGATGGGAAAATGTTTCTCGTGTACACCTACTACCGCGATCCGACACACAACAAAGGAGAAAAAGAAACCCAGTGTGTGGCTATGAGTGAAAACGGATTGGATTTCGTAAAGTACGATGGAAACCCGGTCATATCTAAACCCCCAGAGGAAGGGACGCACGCCTTCAGAGACCCGAAGGTGAACAGAAGCAACGGTGAGTGGCGAATGGTACTGGGATCTGGTAAAGATGAGAAGATTGGAAGAGTGCTTCTCTATACCTCAGATGACCTTTTTCACTGGAAGTACGAGGGTGTGATCTTCGAAGATGAAACCACAAAAGAAATAGAGTGTCCCGATCTTGTGAGAATTGGAGAGAAAGATATCCTCATATACTCGATAACGAGTACAAACAGCGTTCTGTTTTCCATGGGAGAGTTAAAGGAAGGAAAACTGAATGTCGAAAAGCGGGGGCTTCTCGATCACGGAACGGATTTCTACGCTGCTCAAACTTTCTTTGGAACAGACAGAGTTGTAGTTATCGGATGGCTTCAAAGCTGGTTGAGAACAGGGCTTTACCCGACAAAACGAGAAGGATGGAACGGTGTCATGAGTCTTCCTAGGGAGCTGTATGTAGAAAACAACGAGTTGAAGGTGAAACCGGTGGATGAACTCTTGGCTCTCAGAAAGAGAAAGGTTTTCGAAACTGCAAAGTCCGGAACATTTCTGCTGGATGTCAAGGAAAACAGTTATGAAATTGTGTGTGAATTCAGCGGAGAAATCGAACTTCGAATGGGAAATGAATCTGAAGAAGTGGTGATAACGAAGAGTCGAGACGAATTAATCGTGGATACAACGAGATCTGGTGTTTCAGGTGGAGAAGTTAGAAAGTCGACAGTCGAAGATGAAGCTACAAATAGAATACGAGCTTTCTTGGATTCGTGTTCTGTAGAATTTTTCTTCAACGACTCCATAGCTTTTTCCTTTAGGATCCATCCAGAGAACGTTTACAACATTCTTTCTGTCAAATCGAACCAAGTGAAACTCGAAGTCTTTGAACTCGAGAACATATGGTTGTGA
- a CDS encoding ABC transporter ATP-binding protein produces the protein MLELIDVWYEVEGKAILKGINARFEKQRVYSILGTNGAGKSTLAYLIMGLEGYRPTRGKILLDGEDITDLSVTERAKRGITLMWQEPARFTGIKIRDYLTLGGRRKVSKEELERVLELVGLNPALYLERNVDEKLSGGERKRVELASILLMKPRYTILDEPDSGIDIMSLEMIEKVLSELVSAGGSVILVTHREEIALESDYAFLICHGSILKEGNPSEIVQFYKNSCDRCDHPNEPSGEMIV, from the coding sequence GTGCTGGAGCTCATCGATGTGTGGTATGAGGTAGAGGGAAAGGCTATTTTGAAGGGAATAAACGCTCGCTTCGAAAAACAAAGGGTTTACTCCATACTGGGAACCAACGGTGCAGGGAAAAGCACTCTCGCCTATTTGATCATGGGGCTTGAGGGCTACAGACCCACCAGGGGAAAGATACTCCTCGACGGTGAGGACATCACCGATCTTTCCGTAACAGAGAGAGCCAAAAGAGGGATCACCCTCATGTGGCAGGAGCCCGCTCGATTCACAGGAATCAAGATCAGAGACTATTTGACTCTCGGCGGAAGAAGAAAAGTATCGAAAGAGGAGCTCGAAAGGGTCTTAGAACTCGTTGGTTTGAATCCGGCACTCTACTTGGAAAGAAACGTCGATGAAAAGCTGAGCGGTGGAGAGAGAAAGAGGGTAGAACTGGCGAGTATTCTTCTTATGAAACCTAGATACACCATCCTCGATGAGCCAGACTCCGGGATAGATATTATGAGTCTTGAGATGATAGAGAAGGTTCTCTCGGAACTCGTGAGTGCGGGTGGCTCTGTGATCTTAGTCACTCACAGGGAAGAAATCGCACTGGAGAGCGACTACGCCTTTCTCATCTGTCACGGCTCCATCTTGAAAGAAGGAAACCCGTCTGAAATCGTGCAGTTCTACAAAAACAGCTGTGACAGATGTGATCATCCGAATGAACCATCAGGGGAGATGATCGTATGA